The following are encoded together in the Panthera leo isolate Ple1 chromosome B4, P.leo_Ple1_pat1.1, whole genome shotgun sequence genome:
- the SMARCC2 gene encoding SWI/SNF complex subunit SMARCC2 isoform X7, whose translation MAVRKKDGGPNVKYYEAADTVTQFDNVRLWLGKNYKKYIQAEPPTNKSLSSLVVQLLQFQEEVFGKHVSNAPLTKLPIKCFLDFKAGGSLCHILAAAYKFKSDQGWRRYDFQNPSRMDRNVEMFMTIEKSLVQNNCLSRPNIFLCPEIEPKLLGKLKDIIKRHQGTVTEDKSNASHVVYPVPGNLEEEEWVRPVMKRDKQVLLHWGYYPDSYDTWIPASEIEASVEDAPTPEKPRKVHAKWILDTDTFNEWMNEEDYEVNDDKSPVSRRKKISAKTLTDEVNSPDSDRRDKKGGNYKKRKRSPSPSPTPEAKKKNAKKGPSTPYTKSKRGHREEEQEDLTKDMDEPSPVPNVEEVTLPKTVNTKKDSESAPVKGGTMTDLDEQEDESMETTGKDEDENSTGNKGEQTKNPDLHEDNVTEQTHHIIIPSYAAWFDYNSVHAIERRALPEFFNGKNKSKTPEIYLAYRNFMIDTYRLNPQEYLTSTACRRNLAGDVCAIMRVHAFLEQWGLINYQVDAESRPTPMGPPPTSHFHVLADTPSGLVPLQPKTPQGRQVDADTKAGRKGKELDDLVPETAKGKPELQTSASQQMLNFPDKGKEKPTDMQNFGLRTDMYTKKNVPSKSKAAASATREWTEQETLLLLEALEMYKDDWNKVSEHVGSRTQDECILHFLRLPIEDPYLEDSEASLGPLAYQPIPFSQSGNPVMSTVAFLASVVDPRVASAAAKSALEEFSKMKEEVPTALVEAHVRKVEEAAKVTGKADPAFGLESSGIAGTTSDEPERIEESGTDEARAEGQATEEKKEPKEPREGVGAVEEEAKEKTSEVPKKDEEKGKQGDSEKESEKSDGDPIVDPDKEKEPKEGQEEVLKEVVESEGERKTKVERDIGEGNLSTAAAAALAAAAVKAKHLAAVEERKIKSLVALLVETQMKKLEIKLRHFEELETIMDREREALEYQRQQLLADRQAFHMEQLKYAEMRARQQHFQQMHQQQQQPPPALPPGSQPIPPAGTAGPPAVHSLAMAPASVAPAPAGSGAPPGSMGPSEQIGPAGSTAGPQQQQPAGAPQPGAVPPGVPPPGPHGPSPFPNQQTPPSMMPGAVPGSGHPGVADPGTPLPPDPTAPSPGTVTPVPPPQ comes from the exons ATGGCGGTGCGGAAGAAGGACGGCGGGCCCAACGTGAAGTACTACGAGGCCGCGGACACCGTGACCCAGTTCGACAACGTGCGGCTCTGGCTCGGCAAGAACTACAAGAAG TATATACAAGCTGAACCACCCACCAACAAGTCCTTGTCTAGCCTGGTTGTACAGCTGCTACAGTTTCAGGAAGAAGTTTTTGGCAAACATGTCAGCAATGCACCACTCACTAAACTGCCG ATCAAATGTTTCCTAGATTTCAAAGCAGGAGGCTCCCTGTGCCACATACTTGCAGCTGCCTACAAATTTAAGAGTGACCAGGGATG GCGGCGTTACGATTTCCAGAATCCATCACGCATGGACCGCAACGTGGAAATGTTCATGACCATTGAGAAATCCTTGGTGCAG AATAACTGCCTGTCTCGACCTAACATTTTTCTGTGCCCAGAAATCGAACCCAAACTGCTAGGGAAAttaaaggacattatcaagagaCACCAG GGAACAGTCACTGAGGATAAGAGCAATGCCTCCCATGTTGTGTATCCCGTCCCAGGGAACCTGGAAGAAG AGGAATGGGTACGACCAGTCATGAAGAGGGATAAGCAGGTTCTTCTGCACTGGGGCTACTATCCTGACAG TTACGACACTTGGATCCCAGCCAGTGAAATTGAAGCATCTGTGGAAGATGCTCCAACTCCTGAGAAACCTAGGAAG GTTCATGCGAAGTGGATTCTGGACACAGACACTttcaatgaatggatgaatgaggaaGACTACGAGGTGAATGATGACAAAAGCCCTGTCTCCCGCCGAAAGAAGATTTCAGCCAAGACACTGACAGATGAG GTGAACAGCCCAGATTCAGACCGACGGGACAAGAAAGGGGGGAACTATAAGAAGAGGAAgcgctctccctctccttcaccaACCCCAGAAGCTAAGAAGAAAAATGCTAAGAAAGG tcCCTCAACACCTTACACCAAGTCAAAGCGTGGCCACAGAGAGGAGGAGCAAGAAGACCTAACAAAGGACATGGATGAGCCTTCACCAGTCCCCAATGTAGAGGAGGTGACATTGCCTAAAACAG TAAACACTAAGAAGGATTCCGAGTCAGCCCCAGTCAAAGGAGGCACCATGACTGACCTGG ATGAACAGGAGGATGAAAGCATGGAGACCACGGGCAAG GATGAGGATGAAAACAGTACAGGGAACAAGGGAGAGCAGACGAAGAACCCGGACCTGCATGAGGACAATGTGACTGAACAGACCCACCACATCATTATCCCCAGCTATGCTGCCTGGTTTGACTATAATAG TGTTCATGCCATTGAGCGGAGGGCTCTCCCTGAGTTCTTTAACGGCAAGAACAAGTCCAAGACTCCAGAAAT CTACCTGGCTTATCGAAACTTCATGATTGACACTTACCGGCTGAACCCCCAAGAGTATCTTACCTCCACTGCCTGCCGCAGGAACCTGGCGGGTGACGTCTGTGCCATCATGAG GGTCCATGCCTTCCTAGAGCAGTGGGGTCTTATTAACTACCAGGTGGATGCTGAGAGTCGACCAACCCCGATGGGGCCTCCACCCACCTCTCACTTCCATGTCTTGGCAGACACGCCGTCAGGGCTGGTGCCTCTGCAGCCCAAGACACCGCAG GGCCGCCAGGTTGATGCTGATACCAAGGCTGGGCGAAAGGGCAAAGAGCTGGATGACCTGGTGCCAGAGACGGCTAAGGGCAAGCCAGAGCTG CAGACCTCTGCTTCCCAGCAAATGCTCAACTTCCCtgacaaaggcaaagagaaaccAACAGACATGCAGAACTTTGGGCTGCGCACAGACATGTACACAAAGAAGAACGTCCCCTCCAAG AGTAAAGCTGCAGCCAGTGCCACTCGAGAGTGGACGGAACAGGAGACCCTGCTACTCTTAGAG GCACTGGAAATGTACAAAGATGACTGGAACAAAGTGTCAGAACACGTGGGAAGCCGCACGCAGGATGAGTGCATCTTGCATTTTCTTCGTCTTCCCATTGAAGACCCGTACCTGGAGGACTCAgaggcctccctgggccccctggCCTACCAGCCTATCCCCTTCAGTCAGTCAGGCAACCCTGTTATGAGCACTGTTGCCTTCCTGGCCTCTGTCGTCGATCCTCGAGTCGCCTCTGCTGCTGCGAAGTCGGCCCTAG AAGAGTTCTCCAAAATGAAGGAAGAAGTACCCACAGCCTTGGTGGAGGCCCACGTTCGGAAAGTGGAGGAAGCCGCCAAAGTGACAGGCAAGGCGGACCCAGCCTTCGGTCTGGAAAGCAGTGGTATCGCCGGAACCACCTCTGATGAGCCTGAGCGGATCG AGGAGAGCGGGACTGATGAGGCACGGGCGGAGGGCCAGGCcacagaggagaagaaggagccCAAG GAGCCCCGGGAAGGAGTTGGGGCTGTCGAGGAAGAAGCGAAAGAGAAAACCAGCGAGGTTCCCaagaaggatgaagagaaagggaaacaaggTGACAGCGAGAAGGAGTCAGAGAAGAGCGATGGGGACCCAATAG TCGACCCCGACAAGGAGAAGGAAccaaaggaggggcaggaggaggtgcTGAAGGAAGTGGTGGAgtcagagggggagaggaagacgAAAGTGGAGCGGGACATCGGCGAGGGCAATCTCTCcaccgctgctgctgctgccctggCTGCCGCCGCTGTGAAGGCCAAG CACCTGGCCGCCGTGGAGGAGAGGAAGATCAAATCGCTGGTGGCCCTGCTGGTGGAGACCCAGATGAAAAAGTTGGAGATCAAACTCCGGCACTTTGAAGAGTTGGAGACGATCATGGACCGGGAGCGAGAGGCA CTGGAGTATCAGAGGCAGCAGCTCCTGGCCGACAGACAAGCCTTCCACATGGAGCAGCTGAAGTACGCAGAGATGAGGGCCCGGCAGCAGCACTTCCAACAAATGcaccaacagcagcagcagccaccaccagccctgcccccaggctcccagcctATCCCACCTGCGGGCACTGCTGGGCCACCCGCAGTTCACAGCTTGGCCATGGCTCCGGCCTCTGTGGCCCCTGCTCCTGCTGGCAGCGGGGCCCCTCCTGGAAGCATGGGCCCCTCTGAACAGATTGGGCCCGCAGGGTCAACGGCAGggccgcagcagcagcagccagctGGAGCCCCCCAGCCTGGGGCGGTTCCGCCAGGGGTACCCCCCCCTGGACCCCATG GCCCCTCACCGTTCCCCAACCAACAAACTCCTCCCTCAATGATGCCAGGGGCAGTGCCAGGCAGCGGGCACCCAGGCGTGGCGG aCCCAGGTACCCCCCTGCCTCCAGACCCCACGGCCCCAAGCCCAGGCACAGTCACCCCTGTGCCACCTCCACAGTGA